Below is a genomic region from Leptolyngbyaceae cyanobacterium.
GGTGGAATTATTGCCGCTAACTTATTATCAAAAAAGGGATTAGCGCAAGCGCCGGGAATCGTCGTACCGGAAAAGATGCGACCCCAAACACCATACGGTGTAGCAACTGGCGACATCAACGGTAACAGCGCGGTAATTTGGAGTCGTTGCGATCGCCCTGCCAAAATGATTGTAGAATATTCCACCAGCGAGAATTTCCGCAACCTACAGCAAGTCGTTGGCGGCGAAGCTTCCCTCAATAGTGACTTTACAGCGCGAACTTATCTTTCCAACTTACCGCCCAATCAACAAATATTTTATCGGGTAATTTTTCAGGATCTTAGCGATCTAAATATGTACGGTTTTCCGGCAACGGGGACTTTCCGCACTCCACCAGAAAACGATCGCGATATTTTATTTGCTTGGTCGGGTTGCTCGATGGGTCAAGGTTGGGGTATAAATCCAGACCGGGGGGGTCTAACTATATATGAAACGATGAGAAAGTTAGACCCAGATTTTTTCATTCACTGCGGCGATAACGTTTATGCTGACGATCCGATTTTGCCAGAAATAAAATTAGCAGATGGTAGCATCTGGCGAAATATTACCACTCCCGCCAAGTCAAAAGTTGCGGAAACTTTAGCCGAGTTTCGCGGTAACTACATCTATAACTTATTAGATCGAAATATTCTGAATTTCAACGCACAAGTGCCGTTGTTAGTGCAGTGGGATGACCACGAAACTAAAAATAATTGGTATCCAGGGAAAATTTTAACCGACGACGATCGCTATCAATTAGTGAAAAGTTGCGATACCCTGGCAGCTAGGGCAAAACAGGCATTTTTGGAATATATGCCAATTCGCTTAAACGAAAACGATTCCCAACGAATTTATCGATCGTTTAAATATGGCCCTAAATTGGACATTTTCATGCTGGATTTACGCACTTATCGAGGGCCAAACACAGCTAATCGCGATCGCGCAGCTAGTGACAAAAGCGCGATGATGGGAAGAGAACAACTGCGGTGGTTAAAAACTCAGTTGCTTCTTTCTAAAGCAACTTGGAAAGTGATTTCTAGCGATATGCCAATTGGTATTATCGTGCGTGATGGAGAAAAAGCATTTGAAAGCTTCGCCAATGGTGATGGCCCACCTTTAGGAAGAGAATTAGAAATAGCCGATCTGCTGAGTTTTATCAAGGAAAATAACATTAAAAACGTAGTCTGGCTAACCTCAGATTTGCATTATGCCGTAGCTACTTATTACGACCCAGGAAAAGCCAAGTTTACTGATTTTAAACCATTTTGGGAGTTTGCGGCTGGCCCGTTGCACGGCGGCGGTTATGGGCCGCAACCGATCGACAACACTTTTGGCCCCGAAGTCAAATATCAAAGCGCGACTCCCGGTATGAAACAAAACTTACCCCTTACGGAAGGTATGCTGTTTTTCGGCACAGTTAGAATTAACGGCAACACGGAGGTAATGACGGTTTCTCTGATTAATATGGAAGGTAGAACTGTTTACGACTTGGAGTTACCTCCAGAACTTTAGTTATTACTTTTACTCTTTTTTAAGGATTGTTTCATTACATAAAGAGCAGACGCTTCTACTTTTCTAAAGTTTAAATATCATTTTAACGTTACATTTCATTAGGTTACTTTTTCTATCATTTTTGAGGGTTGATGAGTTAATATATTCCCAAAGGTAGAACATGGAAGATAGAATCAATAGTTTAGTATGAATAATTAGGCGGTGCAAGATAATGTTTACCTCTACAGTGCGCTATTCCATAGACGTTATAAAAGATGAAGCTCGCCAACTAGTAGAAAAAGGTCTGGTTAGTCGGCAACAGCCCATTTATATTCTTTGTCAGTACATTCGTCCGGGGGAATGGCAGTGTGTTGAGTGTGAATTAGAAAGTTGTGGATATTTGCTCAGAGATCGAATTTGCGATTTAGTGCCTTGTGAAATATGGAATGAAGATTAAAAGTTTTTTTGGGACTGGGGGAGCATCAAAATATCAAAAAATCATCAACAATCGGCTTTTGGTTGATTAATTTAATTTCTCAAAATCAAGAGGAATTTACTAACCAGTTTCTCTTGCTCGTGCCTACCTCCTAAATTAGGGTGCGCTCCGATCGGTCATCCTCTAATTTGGGAGGTAATACCAAATTCGGGTTAGCTACCCCTCTCTATACTTGGCGGTTGAAACCGCGACTATACAAACAAAGTCCGCCTACGCGGACTAAAGAATAAAAGGGGTGACTTTCATCTAGATAACGCAAGTTGCTAGTTACAAATATTGACCTTTAGATACCCCTTGCATCCCCCTTAATAGGGGGACGCGAGAAGGCAGTCCCCCCCTTATTAAGGTGGGTTAGGGGGGATCTAAAGCGGCTAAATTCATAACTGGCAACTTGCGTTAGATAGTTAAGCCATATTTTGCGATCGTTTGCCAGATAATTTAAGTTTAGTCACTATCAAATCAGCAAAATAAAGTATAATTGAAAACCAGAAACGAGTGACTTCTTTCTCATCTTTAACTCAAACACTGTAGAAATGCTTCGATCGAATCTCTCTATGCCAACGGAAAACCGCAAAATTAAGTTGTAGGAATATTAGCGGTCAAAAAGGCCAAAGTAAAACACCGCTCGATCGAACAACATCAGGGAAAAGGTAGAAGGAAAGCATATGAAACACTGGTGCTACTTCGTCAAGAAAAGGAACGCACTAATCTTTCAGCAGAAATTTAAAAAAAGTGCGATCGCTATTATTCTGGTGGGAAATGGATCGATCGCAATTCCGAGTCATCCCGCTTTCGCTCAAATCGTCCCCGATACCACTTTAGGTAACGAAAATTCGACAGTTACGCCCATTGATTCCACATTCGATCGCATTGACGGCGGCGCAACTAGAGGAATTAACTTATTTCATAGCTTTCAAGAGTTTAACATTGACGAAGGACGAGGAGTTTATTTCACAAATCCCGCAGGCATTCAAAACATTTTCAGTCGGGTAACGGGAACAAATCTTTCCCAAATTTTAGGAACTCTCGGCGTTACTGGCGGTAATGCCAGCTTATTTTTAATTAACCCAAATGGCATCATTTTCGGGCAGAATGCTCGTTTGGATGTGGCAGGTTCATTTGTGGGAACAACCGCTCATGCAGTTCAATTCGGGCAACAAGGTTTTTTTAGTGCTGCTGCGCCAAACGTTCCGCAAATCCTTACAGTCAATCCTTCTGCTTTTCTATTCAATCAAATTACTGGCCCGATCGTCAATCAATCCACCGCCGATGAAACGGGAATGCAAGTTCCGGCGGGTGCAAGTTTAATGCTAGTTGGTGGTGACATCACCTTAGACGGCGGTATCCTCCAAGCACCGGGAGGACGCATAGAATTAGGCGGTTTAGCAGACAAAGGAAGCATTCAAATTAACTGGGAAGCAAATAATCTCAATTTAACTTTTCCCACCGATGTAAAACGTGCAAATGTCTCCTTAGAAAATAACGCTCGCGTCGATGTCAGTGCTGACGGTGGTGGAAATATTGCTATTAATGTTGATAATTTGAATGTAACGGGAAAAAGTCAAATCCGGGCAGGGATAGCATCACAATTAGGTACAGTTGATGCTCAAGCGGGAAATATTGATATTAATGCTACTGGAACGCTTAGTTTAACTGATGCTAGCTTGATTTCTAATGCCGTGCAATCGGAAGCGATCGGTAAAGGAGGAAACGTTAACATTACCGTAGGAGCGCTTTCTGTTACCGAGCAAGCAGAACTGCAAACTCTCACTCAAGGACAGGGAGATGCAGGCAATATTATGATTAAAGCTAACGATAACGTTAACTTTAATCAAAGTTTTGTTTTCAGTGGAATAACCGAAGAAGCTATCGGTAATGCGGGAAATATTGAGATTGATACTAGTTCCCTTTCTATTAGTAATGGCGCACAACTACAATCCTTAACTAGAGGAGAGGGAAATGCAGGAAATATTGCTATTCGAGTAGAAGATGCAGTTACTTTAGATGGAATGGTAGAAGATACTGCTCCCAGCGGAATCACTAGTTTGGTGGAATTGGGAGCATTTGGTAAAGGCGGTGATATTACTATTCAAGGACGATCGATTTTCGTAACGAATGGCGCTCAATTAGGTACTAGCACTTTCGGACAAGGTGATGCCGGAAAAATCAACATTCAAGCCACAGAAAAAGTAGTATTTGATGGGGGATTAAGTAACACTTTTGCCACTGCTATTTTTAGTAACGTAACAGAGGGAGCAGTTGGTAATGCAGGGGGTATTAATATCACTGCCGGATCGTTATTTGTTAATAATAGTGCTTTTGTGGATTCTAGCACTTTTGGCGAAGGAAATGGAGGTGATTTATCCATTCAAACCAATGATGATATATCTGTGGTGGCAGGAAGCATTCAAGCTACAGTAGGAGAGCGTGCGATTGGTAATGCTGGTAATATTAATATTCAGGGCCGATCGCTTTTTGTCAGTGATGGCGGTTTATTAATCACTCGCACGAATGGAGAAGGAAATGCTGGCAATATAAATGTGAATGTAACCGATATTGCCATTATTACGGGAGTGCCAAAAAATGAAGATCCTTCGATAATTCAAACATTAGCTAGTGGAATTTATAGCAATACAGAGTTTGGTGCGATCGGTGATGGCGGTAACATTCACATCCAAGCTGGAACGCTAAATGTTACCGATGGCGCTCAAATTAATGCCAGTACAATTAGCACTGGCAAAGCAGGAAATATTAATATAGTGGTGGGAAATGCCCTAACAATTGCAGGAGAAAATGACTTTCCCAGCCGCAGTCAAATTACCAGTCGAGTCGGTGGATTTAGTTCTAATAATACGGTGCTATTTGCGGAAGGAGATGGAGGCGATATTACCATCAAAGCGGGATCGTTAGCATTACTTGACGGCGCAACTATAGATACAATTACCTTTGGCTTGGGAGATGCCGGCAATATCGCTTTTGATGTACGAGATGACTTTACTTTGGCAGAGAGTGCGATCAATAGCCGTGTAGCATTTGGTGCAGAAGGTAAAGGCGGTAACATCAGCGTGCAAGCAGAATCGCTTTCCGTGAAGGAAGGAGCGGAGATCACGGGTAGCTCTTTTGGCAACGGAAATGCTGGCAATATAGATATTTCAGTTCGCGATCGCATTTCTTTAACAGGGGTAGATGATGAGTATGCCAGCCAAATTACTACGGAGGTTGGTGGTGCTAGTACTGGTAAAGCCGGATACATTCAGCTAAAAGCGCGATCGCTAGAAATTACAGATGGTGCGCTACTATCTTCTCGCACCTTTGCAGAAGGAGATGCTGGCAATATTTCCATTGAAGCAACTGACTCGGTTACTATTTCTGGAACAGCACAACCAACCTCCCCTGATTCGCTCATCAAAGGCATATCAAGCGGCATATTTACTAGTAGTGAAGGGCCGATTGAATTTAGCGGAATTGGCGGTGAAATTACCCTCACCACTGGCACTTTGCAAGTAACCAAAGGAGCAGTTTTAAGTGCTACCACATTAAGCGGATCTCCGGGCGGAAATATTGTAGTTAATGCCAATCGTTTAGAATTATCCGATGGAGGACAATTACTCACCACAACTTTTAGCGATGGCAATGCTGGAAATATCACTGTTAAGGCAAATGAAAATATAATTATTTCAGGAAGCGATCCTACATTTACCGATCGATTAGCCCAACTACAAAATGTGCAAAATGAAGCCTCATCTGAGGGTTTTGAATCGATCAATTTAATCGGTCAAAGTCCCGCCAGTGGATTATTTGCTAATACCGGAAAAGATTCCACAGGTACGGGGGGAAACTTGACAATTTTTGCTAACCAGTTGACTATTGCAAATGAAGCCGCAGCCGCAGTCACCAGCCAAGGAACCGGAGGTGCAGGTACGTTAAAAATAACCGCTCCTATCTTGCAATTAAGCAATAGTAATTTAACTGCCGACACTCAAGAAAAAGGGCAAGGAAATATTGAATTAAACGCACAAAATATCCTACTGCGTCGCAACAGTTTAATTAGTACCAACGCAGGAAACACCACAGGCGGTAATATTGCGATCGATACGCAATTATTAACCGCCCTAGAAAATAGCGATATTACAGCCAATGCAGTAGCAGGTTTTGGCGGTAGAGTTAACATCACCGCCCAAGGGGTTATTGGCAGTCAGTTTCGCGCACAACAAACCCCAAACAGTGACATCACCGCCACATCTGAATTAGGTTCGCAATTTAGCGGCATTGTAGAAATTAATACCCCCGAAGTTGACCCCAGCGCGGGATTAATAGAATTGCCAGAAAATGTATTGGATATTAACCGATTAGTTGCCCAAAGTTGCCCAGCCAATCCTAACGAACAAGGTAGCGAATTTTTCATTACCGGACGCGCTGGTTTACCCCCCAATCCCAATGAAGCCCTCAGCGATGAAGCGACTTGGATAGATTTAAGACCAACTAATAAAGCTTCAAATAATCAAACTCAAACACCAATAAGCGATCGTCAATTCTCTCCTCATACTACCAAAATAGTCGAAGCTACAGGTTGGGCGATCGCACCCGATGGTAAGCTAATCTTAATCGCCAATTCACTTAATCCCACACCCCATTCCCCAACATTCACCCCCCCTTCCTGCCAAAACAAGTAAAAACTTAATTAAGTAGGGTGCGTTAGCTTAAGCGTAACGCACCATATCCAAACTACCTGTTCGTAGTGAGGACTTTAGTCCTCACTACAAACTGTGATATCATTCCCAACACCCCTCATCGCCAACAGCGCCGTACCATAAGCAGCAGCAGTATTCACTGGCGGTAAAATAGGTACTTTTAAATAACGAGCGCGAATTGCCATCCAAGTAGGATTCTTTGCACCACCGCCAGCAGTATAAACGCGAGTTAACGGCGTTGCACCAAATTGTTGCAATAACTGATAACCCCGTGCTTCAATCCGAGCAATACTTTCCAACAAACCATGCAAAAATTCCGCTGGATTTTCCGGTCGAGGTGATAACTTTGGCTGCAAATTCGGGTCATTAATAGGAAAGCGATCTCCTGGTTTCAACAAAGGATAATAATCAAGCAAAATCTCGTTTTCTCCATCAATTTCTTTACTTAAATTTTCCAATTCACTATCAGTAAAAAACTGCCGCAACACCGCACCACCAGTATTAGACGCACCTCCAACTAACCATAAATCAGACCTCGCCCCCAACCCCTCTCCTGCAAGGAGAGGGGAGTAATTCTCCCCCCTTCCCTGGTAGGGAAGGGGGGCTGGGGGGGTTAGGTTTATTGGTAACCTATGACTGTAAATTCCATATTTTGCATCATCTACGCGAGTGCGACTCAACAATTTAATCACCAAAGTAGAACCCAAAGATGTACTAGCTTCACCGGGAGAAGTTGCACCGCTAGCAAGAAATGCGGCAATACTATCAGTAGTCCCCGCACAAACTACGCAATCTTTTCTTAAACCTAAACTATGAGCAATTTCCAATGTTACTTCACCTATCGGAGTTCCCGGTGCAACAACTTCCGGCAATTGTATCGATATATCTTCTAAGTTCGTAGTGAGGACTTCAGTCCTCAAAAAAGGACTAAAGTCCTTACTACAAACTAGCCATTCCGGATAACAGAGATTTTCCACATCGTAACCGAGTTTCAAAGCATTGTGATAATCACTAATTCCTAATTTTCCATGTAATAAAAAAGCCAACCAATCTGCCTGATGCAAAAAATAAAACCTTCTCTTATCCCCCCCTTGGTAAGGGGGGTTAGGGGGAATCTTTTCTAACCACCAGAAGAGTTTGGCGAGGGAAGAAGTAGCGCTGATTACGGTATGGTTTGGCGGTGCAATTTCCCTCACTTTATCCAATACTTCTGCACCCCGCGCATCGTTATACAAAAGCGGTTCATCAATTGGATTACCAGCAGCATCACAAAGTAGCACGGTAGAGGAAGTCCCGTTCATACAAATCGCTTTAATTTGCTCCCGTAGTTGTTGAGGAATTTGGTGAATGAGAGAAAACAAAGCTTGCTGCCAAAGGTTTGCTAAATTTACTGAATTTTCAAATGGATATTGCGTTTCAGTTTCGATAATTCCTGTTTCATTGATTAATATTGCCCGTGCGCCAGATGTACCAAAATCGATGCCAAGGTAGAGGTTCATAAGGTAATTATATTTAATTTATCTAGGCAAATGTTAGGTTTCGATAGTATAAATTATAGATGACTATTTCATCATAATTAAATGCTCCGATCGAGCGATTAAATCAAGAGTTATACTAAATCAGGGTTAAATACCCCCGTTCTAATGAACCGCAGGGGAGCAGAGGCGAGAGAAGAGGAAAAATATAAAGGGGGTAAATAACCAGGATTTGGTATAAAACCTAAAAAATATAGCCCCACTCAATGAGGCTATATCAACGCTAATTCAAAAAACCACTGAAAAATTAAATTTAATCTTCCACTATAACTAAATCATCGATAATTTCTTGCGCTATTTCCTCTGGAATAGCCAAAGCTTTTTGAAGCGCAAATAAAAAATTCTCTGATTCTTCCGATAAACTATCATCTACTAAAACTACTTCAACTGCTGATTCAAAAGCTGTTTCTACCAATTCATCGGAAATTGATGCTACTGCCGTATTAAACAAAACACCGATACCTTCTTCATCGTAAATAGAAGTAATATCATCTAACACTTCTTGCATTTCTACCGTTGAATAGTTATCGAAAATCTCCAAACTCGATAGCATATCACTTAAATATTCCAAATCTTCATCATTCACGTCATTATTAGCAAACATTGCTACAAATACTATGGCAACTACTGCTTCTTCCGGGCTAAGCGTTTGTTCGCTTTGGCCCTCTGCTGAAAACACTTCTTCATACTTACCCTTACCCATTCCGCGTCACTCCTTTGGTTATGAACTCGTTATTTATATCAGCAATTATCAAAGGTTCTGTATGGAAATTAACAATTTTTTATTCTAATTAACAAAAGAAAGTATTTTATTATAATAAATATTAATCGACAAATCCTCGAAAATAAATGCAAATCTAAGTTATAGCAGCTTGTCTTAAACAAGTAAAGTGGCGGCAGTCACAACACGGCTACTCTATTTGGTAATATTTCATATCCTGTGGCAGGAAATAGACATCTTGTTTCCAATAATGAAGAGACGTTCCCTGCAACGTCTCTTCATGAGTTTTAGGTAACTTATGGATTGTTCTTATTCATCAATTAACTTCTTAAAAGCTGGATGATTTTTGATTAAATCAAAACTAGTGTCGTTTTTGGCATGATTTTTAAATCTTTCACGATCTATTTTGGCTGCTTGCTGTAAAGTTTCAATTGCCATTTCTACATTACCTTGTTCTGCATAACAACCACCTTTGTTATACCAGGCCAAAAAGTTTTTAGGATTGATTTTAATCGCTTTTTCACAAGATGCTATGGCTTCTTCGTAGCGTTTTAAATAACCTAAAGCCACGCCTCTATCTGTCCAAATAGTTGCATCATAAGCATAAATTTCAATTGCTTTATCATAAGCTGCTATCGCTTCTTTATGCAGTTCTAAATGCGCTAGCAATTTCCCTTTTTCATACCACAACACATAAAATTCTGGTTGGAATTCTAATGCTTTATTAAATGATTCGATCGCATCTTCATGTCGCTGCAAAGCCTTAAGAGCAAAGGCTCGTTCGTACCAAACTTCCCAAAAGTCCGGTTTAATTTCGACTGCTTTATCATAAGCGGTTAGCGCTTCCTCATCTTTTTGCAGTTGCAGCAATGCCGATCCTCGCTTATACCAAGCTTGCTCAAAATCAGACTTAAATCGAATAGATTGGTCAAAATCAACAATGGCTTCTTCATATTTTCTGGCTTTCAATTTTCCATTACCTTTTTCGTACCAAGCTTCATGGGGTTTTTGGGTTATTTTACGTACTACGAAAGCAATAATAATTGCAGCAACCAATAAAAAGGCAGCCCATTTATTAAATAGTTGAGCCCCTAAACTTATCATTAACGATGAAATGCCAAGTAGATGGGTAATGTAGAACGCACCCCTTGCTAATGCACTACCCAATGGTTCGACAAACCACAGCAAACCAAACAGAAGAATAATTCCGAATTTGGAAAATTTTCTGGCTTGATTTTGCATTTCTGGAGGTAGCCAAGGTTCGATGATACCAAAACCGTCTAGGGATGGAATTGGCAACAAATTTATTATCACAACAAAAGCTTCTAAATAAATCAAAAATGCCAAAGCAGGCCAAATCCAGGTATAATCATTTATTGATAACGCTTCTCCATTTCCCCCCAAAGATATGGTATTGATTGCATCTAAAGATGATGGAAATCCTAATTTAAAAATGATGGCTAATATTAACATTACTAGAATGCTAAATAATGGGCCGGCAGCGGAAACGGCGCTTTTCCAAAATCGATTGCGTAAGCGGTGATGATTGATATATACTGCTGCACCTGGGAGGGGAATTCCCCCAAGTAATAAGAAAATTAATGGTAATACTAGACTTAAATTAAAATCGGTATATTTAAGCGGATTTAAAGTTAAATAACCTTTCTCTTTTACTGATGTGTCTCCACCCCAATAGGCAACGATTGCATGACCGAATTCGTGGAGACAAACCGACGCCAACCACCCAACACAAACGAAAATGGCAACTTGCAACATGATTTATCAACCTTTGCGGATTATGGGAGAATTCAGAAGTCAGAATTCAGGAGTCAGGAGTCAGGAGTCAGAATTTATTAACGTAAATTGCTAGTTATAATCGATCCCCCCCTAACCCCCCTTAAAAAGGGGGGAACCGGATCTCTTAGTCTCCCTTTTAAAAAAAATGCAAGGGGGATCTAAAACGCCTAAACTCATAACTAGCAACTTGGGTTAGTCGTTAACATAATTCTGACTCGGAATCAAAACGGCTACCAGTAAATTTAAATTAAACAACGTTCGATGGTGGCGATTACTGATTGGGAAAGCGCTGTCAAATCGTAACCTCCTTCTAAACCAAACAGAATTTTTCGAGTCAATTTCAAACAATAATCGGTGAATGACCCGAAATCTTGGGGTAGTAATTCAATACTAGCTAAGGGATCGGCGGCGTTGGCATCGTAACCAGCACTTACTATTAATAAATCCGGTCGAAAAATCGATAAAAATGGCACGACTTGGGATTCAAATGCCTGTCGGTAATCAGCTACATTGCTACCGGGCATCATGGGAATATTCAGCACGTTTTTATATTCTCCCCGTTCGTCTGCATATCCCGTACCTGGATAACAAGGTGATTGGTGCAAAGAACAATATGCAATTTTAGGATGAGTTTCAATAATATCTTGAGTGCCGTTGCCGTGATGCACGTCCCAATCTAAGATTGCTATGCGGTTGATGCCCGGTTGTTCCAAAGCGTAATATGCTGCTGCTGCTGCATTGGAAAATAAGCAAAATCCCATACCCCGATCGCGTTCGGCGTGATGTCCCGGCGGACGCGCTAACACGAAAGCAGGTTCTCCCGTAGTTAAAACGCGATCGATCCCATCTAACCAAGCACTTACCGCCAACAGCGCAATATCATAACTGTCAGGGGAAACGGGAGTATCGGCATCCAGCCTTCCTCCCCCATTTTGCGCGATCGCTTTCACTCTCTCAATATGGGTCTGAGAATGCACCTTTTCCAGCAAAGGGATTAATGTTCTTTTTTGTACTGGTGTCGGTTCTTGCCAATCAAGTTTATCGGCATAATGTACGTTTTTTAAAGCATTCACAATAGCACTTAAGCGTTGAGGACGTTCTGGATGATACGCGCCAGTGTCGTGCAACAAAAATCGAT
It encodes:
- a CDS encoding alkaline phosphatase D family protein — translated: MQRQSYQRITRRKFILNSALTSGGIIAANLLSKKGLAQAPGIVVPEKMRPQTPYGVATGDINGNSAVIWSRCDRPAKMIVEYSTSENFRNLQQVVGGEASLNSDFTARTYLSNLPPNQQIFYRVIFQDLSDLNMYGFPATGTFRTPPENDRDILFAWSGCSMGQGWGINPDRGGLTIYETMRKLDPDFFIHCGDNVYADDPILPEIKLADGSIWRNITTPAKSKVAETLAEFRGNYIYNLLDRNILNFNAQVPLLVQWDDHETKNNWYPGKILTDDDRYQLVKSCDTLAARAKQAFLEYMPIRLNENDSQRIYRSFKYGPKLDIFMLDLRTYRGPNTANRDRAASDKSAMMGREQLRWLKTQLLLSKATWKVISSDMPIGIIVRDGEKAFESFANGDGPPLGRELEIADLLSFIKENNIKNVVWLTSDLHYAVATYYDPGKAKFTDFKPFWEFAAGPLHGGGYGPQPIDNTFGPEVKYQSATPGMKQNLPLTEGMLFFGTVRINGNTEVMTVSLINMEGRTVYDLELPPEL
- a CDS encoding DUF4327 family protein, translating into MFTSTVRYSIDVIKDEARQLVEKGLVSRQQPIYILCQYIRPGEWQCVECELESCGYLLRDRICDLVPCEIWNED
- a CDS encoding filamentous hemagglutinin N-terminal domain-containing protein, with the translated sequence MKHWCYFVKKRNALIFQQKFKKSAIAIILVGNGSIAIPSHPAFAQIVPDTTLGNENSTVTPIDSTFDRIDGGATRGINLFHSFQEFNIDEGRGVYFTNPAGIQNIFSRVTGTNLSQILGTLGVTGGNASLFLINPNGIIFGQNARLDVAGSFVGTTAHAVQFGQQGFFSAAAPNVPQILTVNPSAFLFNQITGPIVNQSTADETGMQVPAGASLMLVGGDITLDGGILQAPGGRIELGGLADKGSIQINWEANNLNLTFPTDVKRANVSLENNARVDVSADGGGNIAINVDNLNVTGKSQIRAGIASQLGTVDAQAGNIDINATGTLSLTDASLISNAVQSEAIGKGGNVNITVGALSVTEQAELQTLTQGQGDAGNIMIKANDNVNFNQSFVFSGITEEAIGNAGNIEIDTSSLSISNGAQLQSLTRGEGNAGNIAIRVEDAVTLDGMVEDTAPSGITSLVELGAFGKGGDITIQGRSIFVTNGAQLGTSTFGQGDAGKINIQATEKVVFDGGLSNTFATAIFSNVTEGAVGNAGGINITAGSLFVNNSAFVDSSTFGEGNGGDLSIQTNDDISVVAGSIQATVGERAIGNAGNINIQGRSLFVSDGGLLITRTNGEGNAGNINVNVTDIAIITGVPKNEDPSIIQTLASGIYSNTEFGAIGDGGNIHIQAGTLNVTDGAQINASTISTGKAGNINIVVGNALTIAGENDFPSRSQITSRVGGFSSNNTVLFAEGDGGDITIKAGSLALLDGATIDTITFGLGDAGNIAFDVRDDFTLAESAINSRVAFGAEGKGGNISVQAESLSVKEGAEITGSSFGNGNAGNIDISVRDRISLTGVDDEYASQITTEVGGASTGKAGYIQLKARSLEITDGALLSSRTFAEGDAGNISIEATDSVTISGTAQPTSPDSLIKGISSGIFTSSEGPIEFSGIGGEITLTTGTLQVTKGAVLSATTLSGSPGGNIVVNANRLELSDGGQLLTTTFSDGNAGNITVKANENIIISGSDPTFTDRLAQLQNVQNEASSEGFESINLIGQSPASGLFANTGKDSTGTGGNLTIFANQLTIANEAAAAVTSQGTGGAGTLKITAPILQLSNSNLTADTQEKGQGNIELNAQNILLRRNSLISTNAGNTTGGNIAIDTQLLTALENSDITANAVAGFGGRVNITAQGVIGSQFRAQQTPNSDITATSELGSQFSGIVEINTPEVDPSAGLIELPENVLDINRLVAQSCPANPNEQGSEFFITGRAGLPPNPNEALSDEATWIDLRPTNKASNNQTQTPISDRQFSPHTTKIVEATGWAIAPDGKLILIANSLNPTPHSPTFTPPSCQNK
- a CDS encoding histone deacetylase, which encodes MELLTNMLPVIYSDRFLLHDTGAYHPERPQRLSAIVNALKNVHYADKLDWQEPTPVQKRTLIPLLEKVHSQTHIERVKAIAQNGGGRLDADTPVSPDSYDIALLAVSAWLDGIDRVLTTGEPAFVLARPPGHHAERDRGMGFCLFSNAAAAAYYALEQPGINRIAILDWDVHHGNGTQDIIETHPKIAYCSLHQSPCYPGTGYADERGEYKNVLNIPMMPGSNVADYRQAFESQVVPFLSIFRPDLLIVSAGYDANAADPLASIELLPQDFGSFTDYCLKLTRKILFGLEGGYDLTALSQSVIATIERCLI
- a CDS encoding tellurite resistance TerB family protein, whose product is MGKGKYEEVFSAEGQSEQTLSPEEAVVAIVFVAMFANNDVNDEDLEYLSDMLSSLEIFDNYSTVEMQEVLDDITSIYDEEGIGVLFNTAVASISDELVETAFESAVEVVLVDDSLSEESENFLFALQKALAIPEEIAQEIIDDLVIVED
- a CDS encoding tetratricopeptide repeat protein; the protein is MLQVAIFVCVGWLASVCLHEFGHAIVAYWGGDTSVKEKGYLTLNPLKYTDFNLSLVLPLIFLLLGGIPLPGAAVYINHHRLRNRFWKSAVSAAGPLFSILVMLILAIIFKLGFPSSLDAINTISLGGNGEALSINDYTWIWPALAFLIYLEAFVVIINLLPIPSLDGFGIIEPWLPPEMQNQARKFSKFGIILLFGLLWFVEPLGSALARGAFYITHLLGISSLMISLGAQLFNKWAAFLLVAAIIIAFVVRKITQKPHEAWYEKGNGKLKARKYEEAIVDFDQSIRFKSDFEQAWYKRGSALLQLQKDEEALTAYDKAVEIKPDFWEVWYERAFALKALQRHEDAIESFNKALEFQPEFYVLWYEKGKLLAHLELHKEAIAAYDKAIEIYAYDATIWTDRGVALGYLKRYEEAIASCEKAIKINPKNFLAWYNKGGCYAEQGNVEMAIETLQQAAKIDRERFKNHAKNDTSFDLIKNHPAFKKLIDE
- a CDS encoding FGGY-family carbohydrate kinase — its product is MNLYLGIDFGTSGARAILINETGIIETETQYPFENSVNLANLWQQALFSLIHQIPQQLREQIKAICMNGTSSTVLLCDAAGNPIDEPLLYNDARGAEVLDKVREIAPPNHTVISATSSLAKLFWWLEKIPPNPPYQGGDKRRFYFLHQADWLAFLLHGKLGISDYHNALKLGYDVENLCYPEWLVCSKDFSPFLRTEVLTTNLEDISIQLPEVVAPGTPIGEVTLEIAHSLGLRKDCVVCAGTTDSIAAFLASGATSPGEASTSLGSTLVIKLLSRTRVDDAKYGIYSHRLPINLTPPAPLPYQGRGENYSPLLAGEGLGARSDLWLVGGASNTGGAVLRQFFTDSELENLSKEIDGENEILLDYYPLLKPGDRFPINDPNLQPKLSPRPENPAEFLHGLLESIARIEARGYQLLQQFGATPLTRVYTAGGGAKNPTWMAIRARYLKVPILPPVNTAAAYGTALLAMRGVGNDITVCSED